A segment of the Chryseobacterium scophthalmum genome:
ATATTAATGGTAAACTGTTAAAAGAATTCAAGTATAACTACAAACACTAAACCAGATATGAAAAAAATAATCGTCCCAATAAGTACATTGTTTATAGTGGGTCTTTCCCATGCCCAGACATTGAACTTAAGTACCAATCAGAATTATGTCTATTCAAAAACCTATCTCGATTATAATGAAACTACCGCCTCTAAAACAGCAGAAACTGTTCAGTATTTCGATGGTTTAGGAAGACCAAAACAGGTTGTGAATATCAAAGCATCTCCATTACAGAAAGATGTTGTGACACATATTGAATACGATGCTTTCGGAAGGCAGGTAAAAGATTATCTTCCTGTACCCCAGACTTTCTCAGCCAACGGCAGTATCTTTACAGCACCTTTAGATTACGCTTCGAATCCTGCTGTTTATGGCACAGAAAAATTCTATTCGGAGAAAATATTAGAAAACTCCCCTTTAGATAGAATTCAACAACATATTCAAGTAGGAAATGAATGGAGTGCTAAGCCTGTAAAGTTTGATTATGGCGCAAATATAGACGGAGAAGTAAAAAAATATGTAGCTACGTTTAATTATTCAAATTTCTCATCATCAATAACTTTATCAGGAAACTATGGAGCCAATCAATTGTATAAAAATACGGTAACCGATGAAGACGGAAATAAAACCATAGAATTTAAAAACGGACAGGGACAAACCCTCTTGGTAAGAAAAATGCTTGATGATGTTACAAAAGCAGATACTTACTATGTATACAATGATTATAATCAGCTGGCGTATGTAATCCCGCCGTTGGCTGTTACAGCCAACACGGTTGATGAAACGACCTTAAACAATCTTTGCTACCAATACAAATATGATGAGAGAAACAGGCTTGTAGAAAAGAAGCTACCGGGTAAAGGTTGGGAATACATGGTGTATGATAAAGCAGATCGTCTTATAGCAACACAGGATGCTAATTTAAGACCAGCTTCTAAATGGCTCGTTACAAAATATGATAAATTTGGCAGAGTTGCTTATACAGGAATTATGCCTCTTCCTGGTCAAACGCGAGCAGGCTTACAGACGATTACTAATAATTATGTTATTACTGAGAACCGGGATGCACAGGGTTTTACAATGAGCGGAATGCAGATTTATTACACCAACGGTTTGTATCAGCAGATAGAAACCATACTTTCGGTAAATTATTATGATAATTATCCTCCCTATACACCATCATTTAATCCTACAGTAACTAATCTACCATTGTTAACAGATGATTCAAGTTTAAATGTCAATACCAAAAGTTTACCAGTAGCTTCTTATGTTAAAAATATTGAAGATGATAACTGGACAAAAAATTATACTTGGTACGATACCAAAGGAAGAGCCATCGGAAGTCATTCTATTAATCATTTAGGAGGATATACCAAGACGGAATCTGAACTTGATTTTTCGGGAACGCCAAAGATGGTAATTACTAAACATAAAAGGCTAGATAGTGATACCGAAAGAGTAATTACCGAAAACTTTATCTATGACCATCAAAACAGATTATTAACCCATACCCATAAGGTTGATAATAATTCTGTGGAATATCTTGTACAGAATAAATATAATGAATTATCGCAGTTAGAATATAAAAAGGTTGGCGGAACAAGTTCAAACTCGCCATTGCAACAAGTAGATTATAAGTACAATATTCGAGGCTGGATGACGCAGATCAATAATCTTACAGATTTAAGTGGTGGAGACCTTTTCGGATATGCAATAAAATACACCAATCCTGAAAATACAAGTCTTGCAACGGGTAAGTTCAACGGTAATATTGCAGAGATTGACTGGAAAACATCAACAAATCCTAATGATAACAAACGTAGATATTCTTACACGTATGACGGACTGAATAGACTTCAGCAAGGAATTTATTCAGAACCCGGCTCATCACTTATCAACAATAATAACTATAATGAGCAGCTTACCTATGACCTCAACGGAAATATTGCTAGTTTAAAAAGATTTTCAAAACCGTCTTCAGGAACCACTGCTGAGAAAATTGATGATTTGATTTACAATTATACTGGTAACCGTTTAGATAAAATAACGCTTCCTGCAGGTGTTGTCAATAACTCTTCAGGATACAATGCTTTACAAAATATTTTTACCTATGATGCAAATGGAAATATGATTAAGCATTTGGATAAGGGAATAGGAGCGATTACTTATAACTTCTTAAATCTTCCTTTAATGATTACAAGTGGAAGTGGTAAGTTTAAAAATGTGACAAATTATACCTACCGTGCAGATGGTACAAAACTCAAAAAAATATATTCCTTCGGAAAAGTAGGGGATTTTGGAACGATATCAAATGCACAAACAGAAACAGATTACCTTGACGGTTTTCAATATGTCTTGGAAACGGGAGGTATCTGGTGTATTGATTGTCCCGCTCCTTCTCCAGCTTTACAGTTTGTTCCAACTCCAGAAGGATACTTTGATTTTGTAAAAAATAAGTATATTTACAATTACAGCGATCATTTAGGAAATACAAGGTTAAGTTATTTCCATAATGGAAGCAGCATAGAAGTTCTTGAAGAAAATAACTATTATCCTTTTGGTTTGAAGCATGAAGGATATAATGGTTTAGCAGGAAACTCTTCTTATCAGTATAAGTACAATGGTAAAGAACTTCAGGAAACGGGTATGTATGATTACGGCGCAAGATTTTATATGCCGGATATTGGAAGATGGGGTGTAATAGATCCTCTGGCTGAGAAACATCCAGAGATGACGCCATTCAGATATAGCTTTAATAATCCGATAAATGCAACAGATCCTACAGGTTTACTCGAAGAATGGATTCAAGAAGGAGATACATTTTCATGGGATGATCGAGTTATTGATCAAGAAACAGCAACAAAGTTTCATGAAGGATCTAAATACATAGGGAAGGAAGCAACAGTTACTTCTATAGAAAGAAGTACAGGAAATGTATTAGACACAACTTCTCTAAATTCTGATGGAAGTGTTACTCAAAATGGAAAAACAATTACAGGGAATTCTATAGAAAAAAGAAGTTTTTCGAATCAAGCAGGATCTACTTTTAATCCAAGGCAAACTGCAGGTAGTTTTTATGGTATTTCTGCAAATTTTGCTGCCATAGGTGGTTTTGGAATTAGTGCAGGTAAAGTTTATGATAGTGTTGGAGATAGTTCATGGTATTTTTCTTTTAATGGTAATATTGGTCTCGGTATGGGAGCAAGCGCAGATATTGGAGCAGTCACTCCCACTGGAGACAATCAATTCTTAGTTGCTGATTTTGAAGGAAAGGGGGCTTCTTATAGCTATGGAATTAGTACACCATTAATTGATGTAGGAGGAGGAGCAGGAGGATCTCTTAATCCAGGATATAATAGTAATAGTGATTATTTTCGTCCTTCAAATTGGGGTACAAATGATAGAGGATATACGACTAGCCAGGCTGCAATTACCAAAGGCACTGGTTGGGGTGGAGGTGCAATGTGGACATATGGTCAAACATGGATAAAAAAATAAATGAATGAATAAAAAGGTAGTATTTTTTCTAATAAGCATGTGTTTTTTACCATTGATTATTTTTTTTGGATATTATTTTATTGAGAATATCACAGATAAAAGAAGTCGAAAAGAAATTTATTTAGATATGAGAAGACCAATAACATATGAATCAAAAATCGATACAATTTATCGAGACCGTAGAGGTCATAATGCATTAACCTTACAAGCTGCTAATAAAAAAAACATTACAACAGTTCCACCAGAATGGGAAAATGACATATTCAAAGTTGGAGATTCAATAGTGAAAACTAAAGGCTCTTTAAAAATTTATCTTTATCGTAATAAAAAGTTAGATACAATTTTGGATTATAACAATATCTATATTAGAGAAAATTAATAATATCTTGTATATTGCCTTTCCTCGCTACGCAAAGTCTTCCGACTTTGAGAGAATAATACAAAGCCCACTACAATTTTGCAGTGGGCTTTATATTTCATAATACACTATTAAAAATTTATTAACACACCCCTAAGTTTTAAAATGATAAAAGACTTATCTTTGCAGCCATGATAAAATGGGTATCTATCTTTTGTTCTGTAATCTATGTACTGGCTACAACTTCATTGGCTGAAGTTTTAAAAATGCCCGTATTTATAGAACATGCGATGGAATATCAAGGGAGTTTTGCAGAATTTCTTTTGGAGCATTATGATAATCATGAGGAAGACGAAGATTGGGCTACTGATCAACAGCTTCCTTTTATCAATCCGCCATCTGTTTTGATGGTTCATGCGCAGATTCCCGAAACTATTTTTCATATTGAAAAGTTACCGGAGATGGTAACCTCATCAAAAATCCTCATTTATCATGATAAGGACTTTTTTGGTCTTTATCTTTCAAGAATTTTCCAGCCACCGCGCTTTTGTTAATTGATTTTTAATGTAAATATCAATGCTTTAAGATTTTCCTTAAAGCAGCCGATTTCTTGTTAATTCAATTAATAATTTTTTCATGTTAAATAAAATTATTGAGTTTTCTGTAAAGAATAAACTCATTATCGCTCTTTTTACCATTGGGCTCATCTTTTTTGGGATCTATGAGACTACAAAACTTCCTATCGATGCACAACCGGATATTACCAATAATCAGGTTCAGGTTATAACTGTTGCATCTTCTTATGGCGCTGCAGATATCGAACGGTTGGTAACTTTTCCTATCGAACAGGCAACAAGCAACATCAGCGGAATCACCGAGATCCGTAGTTTTTCACGTTTCGGGTTGTCATTGGTGACCGTTGTTTTTGATGATGATACCGATGTCTATTGGGCGCGTCAACAGGTTCAGGAACGCTTACAGTTGGTTCAGGAAAATATTCCGGAAGGAATTGGAAAACCGGAATTAGGTCCTATTTCTTCTGGGTTGGGAGAGATTTTCCAATATGTTGTAAGAGCCAAAAAAGGTTACGAACACGTTTATGACGAAACAGAACTCAGAACCATTCAGGATTGGGTAATCCGCAGACAGTTATTAGGAACAAAAGGAGTTGCTGATGTGAGCAGTTTCGGAGGTAAATTAAAGCAATACGAAATTGCCATTAATCCTAATCAGCTTCAGGCTTTTAATATCAATATCAATGATGTTTTTGATGCACTGGAAAAAAGCAACCAAAACACAGGCGGAGCTTATATAGAAAAGAAAGAAACAGTTCTTTTCATAAGAAGTGAAGGACTTTTAGGAAGTTCGGAAGACATCGGAAATATTCAGGTTTCCACGACAAAAGAAGGGATTCCGGTTCATATCAAGGATGTCGCAAAAGTGAAAATTGGCTTTGCAACGCGTTACGGAGCCATGACGTTCAATGATACAGGCGAAGTTTCAGGAGCGATTGTTTTGATGCTAAAAGGTGAAAATGCTAATGAAGTCATCGGAAATATCAAACAAAGATTAGAAAAAATCCAGGAATCTTTACGGGAAGGTGTTGTCATCGAACCATTTCTGGATAGAGCGAAAATGGTGAATAATACAATCAGTACTGTAAAAACCAACTTGATGGAAGGTGCATTAATTGTCGTTTTTATCTTGGTTTTATTCCTCGGAAATTTCAGAGCGGGTTTATTGGTCGCTTCTGTAATTCCTTTGGCGATGCTTTTTGCCATTATTATGATGAATATTTTCGGAGTCGGAGGAAATTTAATGAGCCTCGGAGCTTTAGATTTCGGATTAATTGTCGATGGTGCTGTTATTATTGTGGAAGCTGTTCTCCATCAGTTGGCGCATAAAAAACATTTCGGAAAAAATAATATGCTTTCAAAGGCTGAAATGGACGGTCAGGTTTCAAGTTCAGCGACAAAAATGGTGAACAGTGCGGTTTTCGGACAGATCATTATCTTAATTGTGTACTTACCGATTTTTACGCTTCAGGGAATTGAAGGTAAAATGTTTAAACCAATGGCTCAAACGGTTGCTTTCGCATTGATTGGAGCATTTTTACTGTCGCTAACTTACATTCCGATGATGAGTTCTTTAGTTTTGAGTCGAAAGAAAAAAACAAAAGATAATATTTCTGATAAAGTGATGACGAAACTCGAAATAGGTCATCAGAAGCTGTTGATGAAAGCTTTAAAATTCAGAAAAACAATTATACTCACAGTCGTAGCTCTTTTTGCAGGAGCGGTTTTCGTGCTTTCAAGAATGGGAGGGGAGTTTATTCCATCTTTAGAGGAAGGTGATTTTGCTGTTGAGATGCGTATTCTTCAGGGAAGCAATATCGAAGAAACCAAAAAGGTAACAACGCAGGCTGCACAAATTCTTCTAAAACAATTTCCGGAAGTTCAAAAAGTCGTCACCAAAATCGGAAGTGCCGAAATACCAACAGAGCCGATGCCAATGGATGCAGGAGACATGATTATTGTTTTGAAACCTAAAAAAGAATGGACTTCCGCATCATCATTTCCTGAGCTTTCAGAAAAAATGAGTACCGCTTTAAAAGTTATTCCGGGATTGACGACAGGTTTTCAGTTTCCGGTTCAGATGCGTTTTAATGAATTGATGACAGGCGCAAGACAGGATGTTGTTTGCAAAATTTATGGTGAAGATTTAGACAGCTTGGCGGTTTATGCTAAAAAATTAGGCGGAATTATCACTACAGTAAATGGCGCTCAGGATTTGTATTTAGAACCCGTTGTTGGCGCTCCACAAGTTGTGATTGGTTATGATAGAGCACAACTTTCACGTCACAATATTTCGGTTGCAGAAGTTAATAGAGTCATCAATATGGCTTTTGCAGGACAAACTGCGGGAGCTTTGTATGAAGGCGAAAGAAAATTTGATGTTGTTGTAAGAATGGATCAGGAGCATAAAAAAGATATTGTAAGCATTCAGAATCTTTTGGTTCCCACTCCGAATGGAGAACAGGTTCCGTTGCACCAACTCGCAAAAGTTGAGTTAAAGGAAAGCCCGAATCAGATTCAACGGGAAGATACAAAACGAAGAATTGTTGTGGGTTTCAATGTTCGTGGCAGAGACGTTCAGAGTATTGTAGAAGAACTTCAGCAGAAGGTTAACAAAGATTTGAAATTATCTGCAGGCTACACGATTTCTTATGGCGGAGCTTTTGAAAATTTAAATGAAGCTAAAGCAAGATTAGGAATTGCCGTTCCTATTTCTTTGGTGATGATTTTCCTTTTATTATTCTTCGCTTTCGGTTCTGTAAAACATAGTTTATTGATTTACACAGCAATTCCTTTATCAGCAATTGGCGGAATTTATTTCTTAGCATTACGTGGGATGCCTTTCAGCATCAGTGCAGGAATCGGTTTTATCGCCCTTTTCGGAGTTGCCGTTTTGAATGGAATTGTACTGATTTCAGAATTTAACCGACTTAAAAAAGACGGAATAAGAAATACGAGCAGAATTGTATTAATGGGAACCAGAATCCGTCTTCGTCCGGTTTTAATGACCGCTTTTGTGGCGTCATTAGGATTTTTACCAATGGCAATCAGCAACGGAGCCGGAGCAGAAGTTCAAAGACCTTTGGCAACGGTTGTTATCGGAGGTTTGATGCTCGCAACGCTTTTAACTTTATTCGTTTTGCCGATTCTTTATGTCTTATTTGAAAGGGTCAGCAAAAAGAAGAAGTATCAGAAGCATCAATAAATCTATTTTAATTTAATCAAAATGAAATTTTCAAACAATCATAAAAAAATCACTGTATTATTATTTCTGATTTCTTTCGGAGGAATAAATGCGCAAGAAAATATTACGTACGAACAGGCTTTAGAAAAAGCTTTTCAGCAAAATGGAACTTTAAAAAATTCAAAATTAATTTCCGAATATCAGGAAAAACTGAAAGCGAGTTACTTGGATATTCCGCAAACTGAAATCGGTGCGCAAATGGGACAGCTTCAAGGTGTAGAAACCGATAATACTTTTTCCATTTCTCAGAGATTCAGTTTTCCTACGGTGTATACCAAAAGAAAAAAAATGCTGGATGCAGAATGGAGTGCAAGTGTAGTGAACCAAAACCAGACAAAAGCACAATTAACAAAACAAGTTTCTGATGTTTTTTACCGAATTTTGACGCTTCAGGAAAAGAAAAAAGTGATAGAATATATCAGCAAATTGTACAGCAGTTTTGCAGATAAAGCGAGTTTAAGGCTGAAAAAAGGAGAAGCTAATATTTTGGAGGAATCGACTGCGGAAATTCAGAATGAACAGGCAAAAACACAGTTGAATATGCTTGAAAATGATCTCAATATCGCCAAACTTGAACTTCAGTTATTGCTTCAGTCTGATGAATCTTATCAACCGGTTTCAGATCAACCAACGATGAATGTTAATCTTCAGGTTTC
Coding sequences within it:
- a CDS encoding DUF6443 domain-containing protein; amino-acid sequence: MKKIIVPISTLFIVGLSHAQTLNLSTNQNYVYSKTYLDYNETTASKTAETVQYFDGLGRPKQVVNIKASPLQKDVVTHIEYDAFGRQVKDYLPVPQTFSANGSIFTAPLDYASNPAVYGTEKFYSEKILENSPLDRIQQHIQVGNEWSAKPVKFDYGANIDGEVKKYVATFNYSNFSSSITLSGNYGANQLYKNTVTDEDGNKTIEFKNGQGQTLLVRKMLDDVTKADTYYVYNDYNQLAYVIPPLAVTANTVDETTLNNLCYQYKYDERNRLVEKKLPGKGWEYMVYDKADRLIATQDANLRPASKWLVTKYDKFGRVAYTGIMPLPGQTRAGLQTITNNYVITENRDAQGFTMSGMQIYYTNGLYQQIETILSVNYYDNYPPYTPSFNPTVTNLPLLTDDSSLNVNTKSLPVASYVKNIEDDNWTKNYTWYDTKGRAIGSHSINHLGGYTKTESELDFSGTPKMVITKHKRLDSDTERVITENFIYDHQNRLLTHTHKVDNNSVEYLVQNKYNELSQLEYKKVGGTSSNSPLQQVDYKYNIRGWMTQINNLTDLSGGDLFGYAIKYTNPENTSLATGKFNGNIAEIDWKTSTNPNDNKRRYSYTYDGLNRLQQGIYSEPGSSLINNNNYNEQLTYDLNGNIASLKRFSKPSSGTTAEKIDDLIYNYTGNRLDKITLPAGVVNNSSGYNALQNIFTYDANGNMIKHLDKGIGAITYNFLNLPLMITSGSGKFKNVTNYTYRADGTKLKKIYSFGKVGDFGTISNAQTETDYLDGFQYVLETGGIWCIDCPAPSPALQFVPTPEGYFDFVKNKYIYNYSDHLGNTRLSYFHNGSSIEVLEENNYYPFGLKHEGYNGLAGNSSYQYKYNGKELQETGMYDYGARFYMPDIGRWGVIDPLAEKHPEMTPFRYSFNNPINATDPTGLLEEWIQEGDTFSWDDRVIDQETATKFHEGSKYIGKEATVTSIERSTGNVLDTTSLNSDGSVTQNGKTITGNSIEKRSFSNQAGSTFNPRQTAGSFYGISANFAAIGGFGISAGKVYDSVGDSSWYFSFNGNIGLGMGASADIGAVTPTGDNQFLVADFEGKGASYSYGISTPLIDVGGGAGGSLNPGYNSNSDYFRPSNWGTNDRGYTTSQAAITKGTGWGGGAMWTYGQTWIKK